The Kryptolebias marmoratus isolate JLee-2015 linkage group LG18, ASM164957v2, whole genome shotgun sequence genome includes a region encoding these proteins:
- the rpl36 gene encoding 60S ribosomal protein L36, with protein MAIRYPMAVGLNKGHPVTKNVTAPKHSRRRGRLTKHSKFVRDMIREVCGFAPYERRAMELLKVSKDKRALKFIKKRIGTHIRAKRKREELSNVLAAMRKAAAKKD; from the exons ATGGCTATCCGCTACCCTATGGCAGTTGGCCTTAACAAAGGTCATCCAGTCACCAAGAACGTGACTGCTCCCAAACACAGCCGTCGACGGGGG CGGCTGACCAAACACAGCAAGTTTGTTCGTGACATGATCCGTGAAGTGTGTGGGTTTGCTCCATACGAGAGGCGAGCCATGGAGCTGCTTAAAGTGTCTAAGGACAAGAGAGCCCTGAAGTTTATCAAGAAGAGA ATTGGCACTCACATCCGAGCCAAGAGGAAGAGAGAAGAGCTGAGCAACGTCCTGGCTGCCATGAGAAAGGCTGCTGCCAAGAAAGACTAA